The following are from one region of the Rhodopirellula sp. P2 genome:
- a CDS encoding VIT domain-containing protein yields the protein MNAQSPGHRMQSTRLPLIASVVVLASAFLCSAVVQAGYTVLGGMPVTQGQMRVGENDFEQLKAKLPAPSPSFTLKETRVEAEISGVLARVRVSQVFQNPHPERLEALYVFPLPENCAVDAYSFQIGERVIVGEVKRKEEARQEYEQARDEGRKAALLEQERANVFSQSVANIPANSEVTVHIEYVHPLEIDEDRYVFRFPMVVGPRYIPGTPVSRPNVGRGWAADTDQVPDASRITPDSLPEGMRNGNDVFVSVKIDAAMPIQQIVPVTHELNIQQTSDTHAAITLKNQSTIADKDFIIEYRLAGDDSTLASLTHRESDAEDGYVMLALQPKWSIEPTEIMPREVILVLDTSGSMNGPAISQLRLFADHVLDHLNPNDEFRVIAFSNRTTAFQPNAIAATDANIQSAKQFVRGLRASGGTNLLPALKLALGGESDESARPRYMVLMTDALVGNDHSILRYLQQPEFQDARVFPIAFGAAPNDYLISRAAEMGRGFSMQVTNQDNTPEIARRFHELTSQPYMTDLQIDWGGLVVKDQVPSRLPDLYAGKPLIVLGRYDTPATGTITLKGNVSGQPVQMGMELELPKQEAEHDSIGPVWARQRIRQIWNRDVGAETPAGRAEITELGLKHQLMTQYTSFIAVEKELSEPPQGQLVTEAVPVMTPEGMTQKSAGRSVAAKPAPRHQVSTHSTPAVPAASAPATVSTPTPASTPSPAPRSSGGNYGGGGGGGGGPIGPITGIVSLGGAVAAMMRRRKSRSNNQDVVR from the coding sequence GTGAACGCTCAATCCCCCGGCCATCGGATGCAATCGACACGATTGCCTTTGATCGCGTCCGTCGTCGTTCTGGCCTCCGCCTTCCTCTGCTCTGCCGTCGTACAGGCCGGCTACACCGTGCTCGGCGGAATGCCCGTCACGCAGGGGCAGATGCGAGTCGGCGAAAACGATTTCGAACAACTCAAAGCCAAACTGCCGGCACCCAGCCCCAGCTTCACGCTCAAGGAGACTCGGGTGGAAGCTGAGATCTCAGGGGTGCTGGCACGTGTTCGTGTCTCGCAAGTGTTCCAGAACCCGCATCCTGAACGGCTGGAAGCGTTGTACGTGTTCCCGCTGCCTGAGAACTGCGCCGTCGACGCCTATTCCTTTCAGATCGGCGAACGAGTGATCGTCGGCGAAGTCAAACGAAAAGAAGAAGCCCGGCAAGAATACGAACAAGCTCGCGACGAGGGTCGCAAAGCGGCACTGTTGGAACAAGAGCGAGCCAACGTGTTCTCTCAATCCGTTGCCAACATCCCAGCGAACAGCGAGGTGACCGTCCACATCGAATACGTGCACCCGCTGGAGATCGACGAAGATCGCTACGTCTTCCGTTTCCCCATGGTTGTTGGCCCGCGATACATCCCAGGAACCCCGGTCAGCCGTCCCAACGTGGGACGCGGTTGGGCAGCCGACACCGATCAAGTCCCCGACGCCTCGCGGATCACCCCCGATTCCCTTCCCGAAGGCATGCGAAACGGCAACGACGTGTTTGTGTCAGTCAAGATCGATGCCGCGATGCCGATTCAGCAAATCGTGCCAGTCACTCATGAGCTGAACATTCAACAAACCTCCGATACCCACGCTGCGATCACACTGAAGAACCAATCCACCATCGCAGACAAGGACTTCATCATCGAATATCGCTTGGCTGGTGATGACAGCACCCTGGCTTCACTAACCCATCGCGAATCCGACGCAGAAGATGGTTACGTGATGTTGGCGTTGCAACCCAAGTGGTCGATCGAACCAACCGAAATCATGCCTCGCGAAGTGATTTTGGTGTTGGACACCAGCGGATCGATGAACGGGCCCGCGATCAGCCAACTGCGTTTGTTCGCGGATCATGTGCTCGATCACCTGAACCCCAACGACGAATTCCGAGTTATCGCCTTCAGCAACCGTACGACCGCGTTCCAACCCAATGCAATCGCGGCAACCGACGCGAACATCCAATCCGCCAAGCAATTCGTTCGCGGTCTGCGTGCCAGCGGTGGAACCAACCTGTTGCCCGCACTCAAGTTGGCACTCGGCGGCGAGTCAGACGAATCCGCGCGTCCTCGCTACATGGTCCTGATGACCGATGCACTCGTCGGCAACGACCACTCGATCCTTCGTTATCTCCAACAACCCGAGTTCCAAGATGCTCGCGTGTTCCCCATCGCATTCGGAGCCGCACCCAATGACTACTTGATCAGCCGTGCGGCCGAGATGGGACGCGGGTTTTCAATGCAAGTCACCAACCAAGACAACACGCCGGAGATCGCTCGCCGGTTCCATGAACTGACCAGCCAACCTTACATGACCGACTTGCAAATCGATTGGGGAGGACTGGTTGTCAAAGACCAAGTTCCCTCGCGGCTTCCCGATCTGTACGCAGGCAAACCTCTGATCGTCTTGGGCCGTTACGACACACCAGCCACCGGCACGATCACGCTGAAGGGCAACGTCTCAGGCCAGCCTGTTCAGATGGGCATGGAGCTCGAACTTCCCAAACAAGAAGCCGAGCATGACTCGATCGGTCCGGTCTGGGCTCGCCAACGAATTCGGCAAATCTGGAACCGTGACGTGGGAGCTGAAACGCCTGCGGGCCGCGCCGAGATCACTGAGTTGGGACTGAAGCATCAACTGATGACTCAGTACACGTCGTTCATCGCGGTGGAAAAAGAACTTTCCGAACCACCGCAAGGACAACTGGTCACCGAAGCCGTCCCAGTCATGACACCTGAAGGCATGACCCAAAAATCAGCCGGCCGATCGGTCGCTGCGAAGCCAGCACCTCGACATCAGGTATCCACGCACTCAACCCCCGCTGTGCCAGCCGCCTCTGCACCGGCAACCGTCTCAACACCAACGCCCGCTTCAACACCCTCGCCGGCACCACGATCGAGCGGCGGCAACTACGGGGGCGGCGGTGGAGGAGGCGGCGGACCAATCGGCCCGATCACTGGGATCGTTTCCCTCGGCGGTGCGGTGGCCGCGATGATGCGTCGACGGAAGTCGCGAAGCAACAATCAGGATGTGGTCCGATGA
- a CDS encoding sulfatase-like hydrolase/transferase translates to MNSPSLIRAIAAFFLAVPLSTSLAFSADTASPNIILLMSDDQGWGDVGFNGNDAVKTPHLDAMAADGVRFDRFYAAAPLCSPTRGSCLTGRYPFRFGILAAHTGGMRVGEITIAEMLKKRGYATGLFGKWHIGWVKPDEVGTRGFYSPPSHHGFDEYFATTSAVPTWDPTITPEDWDSWGNKPGEPWKGGFPYIHNGVEAKENLSGDDSRIIMDRVIPFVEANQSQPFLATVWFHAPHEPVVAGEEFQKLYPKAGSKRKNYYGCITAMDQQIGRLRTKLRELGIEKNTVIFFCSDNGPSDGLTKKKVASAGPFKGHKHTMYEGGLLVPACAEWPGTIPAGTSTDVRCSTVDFLPTVASIVGDSMATQANRPIDGIDLMPVIRGDVDARDRSLFFGYRRLHQGVDGKAIISGDWKLLQEAKKDGRVRLYDLAQDPFEKNDLSAELPEQTERLRNQLEELEASCQRSRDGADYRY, encoded by the coding sequence ATGAATTCCCCATCGCTCATTCGCGCCATCGCAGCGTTTTTCCTGGCGGTTCCATTGTCAACTTCGCTGGCGTTCTCGGCTGACACCGCATCGCCCAACATCATTTTGTTGATGAGCGACGACCAAGGGTGGGGCGATGTCGGCTTCAACGGCAACGATGCTGTGAAGACGCCTCACCTCGATGCGATGGCTGCCGACGGGGTTCGATTCGATCGTTTCTACGCTGCCGCGCCACTTTGCTCCCCGACTCGCGGAAGTTGCCTCACCGGTCGCTACCCGTTTCGCTTTGGCATCCTGGCGGCTCACACCGGTGGCATGCGAGTCGGCGAAATAACCATTGCTGAAATGCTGAAGAAAAGGGGTTACGCGACTGGCTTGTTCGGCAAGTGGCACATCGGCTGGGTGAAGCCCGATGAAGTTGGCACGCGAGGTTTTTACTCCCCTCCGTCGCATCATGGTTTCGATGAGTACTTCGCCACGACCAGTGCGGTGCCGACTTGGGACCCAACCATCACGCCCGAAGATTGGGACAGTTGGGGCAACAAGCCAGGCGAACCATGGAAAGGTGGCTTCCCCTACATTCACAATGGCGTCGAAGCCAAAGAGAATTTGTCGGGAGACGACAGTCGCATCATCATGGATCGTGTGATCCCGTTTGTGGAAGCCAACCAATCCCAACCGTTCCTGGCGACGGTTTGGTTCCACGCACCTCATGAACCGGTGGTCGCTGGCGAAGAGTTCCAAAAGCTGTACCCCAAAGCCGGCAGCAAGCGAAAGAACTACTACGGTTGCATCACGGCCATGGACCAACAAATCGGTCGACTCCGAACCAAACTCCGTGAGCTTGGCATCGAGAAGAACACGGTGATCTTCTTCTGCAGTGACAATGGCCCGTCGGACGGATTGACGAAGAAGAAGGTCGCGTCCGCCGGACCTTTCAAAGGGCACAAACACACGATGTATGAAGGCGGCCTGCTTGTTCCCGCCTGTGCGGAGTGGCCCGGGACGATTCCTGCTGGCACCTCCACCGACGTGCGATGCAGCACCGTCGATTTTCTGCCAACCGTGGCATCGATCGTGGGTGATTCGATGGCGACCCAAGCCAATCGCCCCATCGATGGCATCGACTTGATGCCCGTGATTCGCGGCGACGTCGATGCTCGAGACCGAAGCCTGTTCTTTGGCTATCGCAGGTTGCATCAAGGAGTCGACGGCAAAGCGATCATCTCAGGCGATTGGAAACTGCTTCAAGAAGCCAAGAAAGACGGACGGGTGCGTCTGTACGATCTCGCCCAAGACCCGTTTGAGAAAAACGATTTGTCCGCCGAACTGCCAGAACAAACCGAGCGACTTCGCAACCAGTTGGAAGAACTGGAGGCAAGTTGCCAACGCAGTCGCGATGGTGCTGACTATCGGTACTGA
- a CDS encoding acetate/propionate family kinase translates to MNVLVFNVGSTTLKYACIDAETEEVTTSGLVDRIGQPGGDAINHVVAAKIAIDEVGLNNVCVIGHRIVQGGDLFLGPTLVTPDVLSRLRTLDTLAPLHNPAARSVVEGLVEIGTPQALVFDTSYFATLSPAAYRYAVPEDWYQKHAVRRYGFHGTSHQYVTQKAIQFIGGNDESRIISLHLGGGASATASIGGRAVDTSMGMTPLEGLVMATRSGDLDPAIVLHMTEHAGLEPSEVRNALNRKSGLLGLCGDQDMRTVLDRRQTGDPAATLAIDIYVRRIIKTIGSYIAILGGLDALVFTAGVGQHSPEIRGLVCQSLQHFGIALSEQKNRACCEETVDISASGARVHTLVVDTNEELAIARLVRNTTSA, encoded by the coding sequence ATGAATGTCCTGGTCTTCAATGTTGGCAGCACGACGCTGAAGTACGCGTGCATTGACGCCGAAACGGAGGAAGTCACCACATCGGGGTTGGTCGATCGAATTGGACAACCCGGCGGTGATGCGATCAATCACGTCGTGGCCGCCAAGATCGCCATCGACGAAGTCGGATTGAACAACGTTTGCGTGATCGGGCACCGAATCGTGCAGGGCGGCGACCTGTTCCTGGGGCCGACCCTCGTCACGCCAGACGTTTTGAGCCGCCTTCGCACCCTGGACACCTTGGCCCCACTGCACAACCCCGCTGCCCGTTCGGTGGTGGAGGGATTGGTCGAAATCGGAACACCCCAAGCCCTGGTTTTCGACACGTCTTACTTCGCAACACTTTCCCCCGCCGCGTATCGCTACGCTGTCCCCGAAGACTGGTATCAGAAGCACGCCGTCCGTCGTTACGGTTTTCATGGGACGTCGCACCAGTACGTCACTCAAAAAGCGATCCAGTTCATTGGTGGCAACGATGAATCTCGCATCATCTCTCTGCATCTCGGTGGCGGGGCCAGTGCAACCGCATCGATCGGAGGTCGCGCCGTGGACACCTCGATGGGAATGACACCACTGGAAGGACTGGTGATGGCGACGCGCTCAGGCGATTTGGATCCCGCGATTGTGCTGCACATGACCGAGCACGCCGGGCTCGAACCGAGCGAGGTTCGAAACGCACTCAATCGCAAAAGCGGCCTGCTCGGCCTGTGCGGCGATCAAGACATGCGGACGGTGCTCGACCGTCGGCAAACTGGCGATCCAGCCGCGACACTGGCGATTGACATTTACGTTCGCCGAATCATCAAAACGATCGGCAGCTACATCGCCATCCTGGGCGGCTTGGATGCGTTGGTCTTCACTGCCGGTGTCGGCCAGCATTCCCCCGAGATCCGCGGGCTGGTTTGCCAGTCGCTCCAGCACTTTGGGATCGCGTTGTCGGAACAAAAGAACCGAGCGTGCTGCGAAGAAACCGTGGACATTTCAGCGTCTGGTGCCCGGGTTCACACCCTGGTGGTCGACACCAACGAAGAACTGGCCATCGCAAGACTCGTTCGCAACACAACATCAGCGTGA
- a CDS encoding sulfatase-like hydrolase/transferase: MVFPSAVGAADEHDIYLLAGQSNMDGRGLASDLSEEQAKPVDDAIIFYRSVPRFSDGWKPLGPGFSVPPKYKGDLPSPTFGPELGFARSMRQTHPDRKLALIKGSKGGTSLRADWKPGVQGDPSSQGPRYRDFIETIRMATKELEQRGDRFAIRGLLWHQGESDSKSSTEVYQRRLEELIVRIREDVGVPELPVVVGEVFDNGKRDSVRAAIQAVAASSSTVGLVSSEGTETSDPGTHFDAPSQLLLGERYATAMSELPIPEPGKMPAISAQSRSDKPNVLFITVDDLNDWVGCLGGNPDAQTPNLDRLAQQSVLFNNAHCQVALCYASRASFMTGMYASQTGIYNNSSKSANESYHRAKHLPVWFGEHGYRTMCMGKIYHNDHGKKAYWDEIGPKTLRWGPEPPNGRQFAKRFGKDAQDSLAWAALDIEKGGMPDEQIAAWGIEKLSDEYDQPFFLSLGFYKPHTPMTAPKRYFDQFDRDSLTLPEVLENDLDDVPEMGRRWVLDRSKLIAEDAVRQYSPTYRRELVHAYHACVALIDDCIGQVLEHLDNSPYADNTIVVLCSDHGWHLGEKHHWRKWMPWEESTRSLLIVRTPNAAGNGNVSERTVGLIDIYPTLADLCDLTPPSDLQGLSFQHLLENPQAAWDRPALTSTKAGNHTVRSQRWRYIRYADGSEELYDHDNDPHEWHNLAGDPSLDAIKKQHAEWMDRLNQVD; the protein is encoded by the coding sequence ATGGTGTTTCCATCTGCCGTCGGCGCAGCGGACGAACACGACATCTATCTGCTTGCCGGACAATCCAACATGGACGGTCGGGGACTCGCGAGTGATTTATCGGAAGAGCAAGCGAAACCGGTCGATGACGCCATCATCTTTTATCGCAGTGTGCCTCGCTTCAGCGACGGTTGGAAACCACTCGGCCCCGGATTCAGTGTGCCGCCGAAATACAAAGGTGACCTTCCCTCACCAACGTTTGGTCCCGAACTCGGGTTTGCTCGTTCGATGCGACAGACCCACCCTGACCGGAAACTGGCCCTGATCAAAGGTTCCAAGGGCGGCACCAGCCTGCGCGCCGACTGGAAGCCCGGTGTGCAGGGAGATCCCAGCAGCCAGGGACCTCGGTATCGCGACTTCATCGAAACCATTCGGATGGCAACGAAGGAACTGGAACAAAGAGGCGATCGATTCGCGATTCGTGGACTGCTTTGGCACCAAGGCGAATCGGATTCCAAATCGAGCACGGAGGTCTATCAACGCCGACTGGAAGAACTGATCGTTCGCATTCGAGAAGACGTCGGCGTTCCCGAACTGCCGGTGGTTGTCGGCGAGGTCTTTGACAACGGCAAACGCGACAGTGTCCGCGCGGCGATTCAAGCGGTCGCCGCCAGCAGCTCCACCGTCGGACTGGTTTCGTCAGAAGGCACGGAAACATCGGATCCTGGAACTCACTTCGACGCCCCCAGTCAATTGCTGCTGGGAGAACGTTACGCCACTGCGATGAGCGAGCTTCCCATCCCCGAGCCTGGCAAGATGCCAGCGATCTCAGCACAAAGCCGCAGCGACAAACCCAACGTGCTGTTCATCACCGTTGATGATTTGAACGACTGGGTCGGCTGCCTGGGAGGCAACCCGGACGCGCAAACCCCCAACCTCGATCGGCTGGCACAACAAAGCGTCTTGTTCAACAACGCCCACTGCCAGGTGGCCCTGTGTTACGCGTCACGAGCCTCGTTCATGACCGGCATGTATGCGTCCCAAACGGGGATCTACAACAACTCGTCCAAGTCAGCCAACGAGTCCTATCACCGGGCGAAACACTTGCCCGTTTGGTTTGGCGAGCACGGGTATCGAACGATGTGCATGGGCAAGATCTACCACAACGATCACGGCAAGAAGGCCTACTGGGATGAGATCGGCCCCAAGACTCTCCGCTGGGGACCGGAACCACCAAACGGTCGACAATTTGCTAAACGATTCGGCAAAGATGCGCAAGACTCACTGGCTTGGGCCGCACTCGACATCGAAAAAGGTGGCATGCCTGACGAACAGATCGCTGCCTGGGGAATTGAGAAACTCAGCGATGAATATGACCAACCGTTTTTTCTGTCGCTGGGTTTCTACAAACCGCACACCCCGATGACGGCCCCGAAGCGATACTTCGATCAGTTCGATCGAGACAGCCTGACATTGCCGGAGGTACTGGAAAACGATCTGGATGATGTGCCAGAAATGGGTCGCCGATGGGTGCTCGATCGCAGCAAACTGATTGCCGAAGATGCCGTCCGCCAATACAGCCCAACCTACCGACGAGAACTCGTGCACGCTTACCATGCCTGCGTGGCCTTGATTGATGACTGCATCGGTCAAGTGCTGGAGCATTTGGACAACAGCCCCTACGCGGACAACACGATCGTGGTCCTGTGCTCCGATCACGGCTGGCACTTAGGAGAAAAGCATCACTGGCGAAAATGGATGCCCTGGGAAGAATCCACCCGCAGTTTGCTGATCGTGCGAACGCCCAACGCGGCCGGCAATGGAAACGTCAGTGAACGAACCGTGGGACTGATCGACATCTACCCCACCCTTGCAGACCTCTGTGACCTAACGCCTCCAAGCGATTTACAAGGCTTGAGTTTCCAACACCTGCTGGAAAATCCCCAAGCGGCATGGGACCGCCCCGCACTCACCTCCACCAAAGCCGGCAACCACACGGTTCGCTCGCAGCGTTGGCGTTACATTCGCTATGCAGATGGTTCAGAAGAACTTTACGATCACGACAACGATCCCCATGAATGGCACAACCTCGCGGGTGATCCGTCCCTGGACGCGATCAAGAAGCAGCATGCGGAATGGATGGACCGGCTTAACCAGGTGGACTGA
- a CDS encoding VF530 family protein has product MNDPLPNPPESNGSPDSNRLAESDSAPVSKGTQPNNPLHGVTLKAMVEYLVDEYGWERLGERIRIDCFTYDPSINSSLKFLRKTEWARAKVERLYLDSISYDERKGKKQAEPTDVPKKTGSVWDQARRS; this is encoded by the coding sequence ATGAATGATCCTCTGCCCAATCCGCCCGAATCAAATGGTTCGCCCGATTCCAACCGTTTGGCCGAGTCTGACAGTGCGCCTGTGTCGAAAGGGACGCAGCCCAACAATCCGCTGCATGGCGTCACGCTGAAAGCGATGGTGGAATACTTGGTCGACGAGTATGGCTGGGAGCGGTTGGGAGAGCGAATTCGGATCGACTGCTTCACGTACGACCCAAGTATCAACAGCAGTCTGAAGTTTCTTCGCAAAACAGAGTGGGCTCGCGCCAAAGTGGAGCGTCTGTACCTGGACTCGATCAGCTATGACGAGCGAAAGGGCAAGAAGCAAGCCGAGCCCACGGACGTCCCCAAGAAGACCGGCAGCGTTTGGGATCAAGCACGTCGGAGCTGA
- a CDS encoding exo-alpha-sialidase — protein sequence MLNGPNRVVFRGRCIRMWATPTVPGPASPDFPPVDCQESQQRKPMPTSVPFVRHASACLLACGLILNLLPCHFLNTGTLHAQTVDPGSVLGDTSMPAPDHVSQKFPYGITGKTPPTLTKINHDGQPPYHKHRINLRVFQGCPQVEISDGGRLWATWFGSNVQAERAPFHHDQFSVISTSADGGKTWKEVFVFDPSELLGGGASDPMLWKDSNGNVRFIGLRNIDFKGQDEFATSAWEFTMLDPENEYTAWSEPRLLGNKNISVMKPLVFPDGTILRSMDDFKLVGVRDKVRIRFLKEGVDGKPLFVSELPVDNDAVFAEQMPILRKDGSLFTFYRAKKGQKFAESYDGGKTWELGGYFPMQFSINTKCILKTLPSGRVLLVANDVQIKEEAGRRTYHFTDENGEERELQKHKTARTRMTAYLSEDGGKTFPHKLLLCDDGQISYPSAAIGKDGAIYIVYDQGRGTIGQHTIFLSKITEEDVLAGKLIQDESYLNNIVSRPSDHGGGRREGDKL from the coding sequence ATGCTGAACGGTCCGAATCGGGTTGTTTTCAGGGGGCGATGTATCAGAATGTGGGCCACCCCCACGGTTCCTGGACCAGCCTCTCCCGACTTCCCACCCGTCGACTGTCAGGAATCACAGCAAAGGAAACCCATGCCCACCTCCGTTCCGTTTGTTCGCCATGCGAGCGCCTGCCTGTTGGCTTGCGGCCTCATTCTCAATCTGTTGCCGTGTCATTTTTTGAACACTGGCACACTGCACGCCCAAACAGTGGACCCCGGCTCGGTCTTGGGCGACACCAGCATGCCTGCACCCGATCATGTGTCGCAGAAATTCCCTTATGGGATCACAGGGAAGACGCCACCGACTCTGACCAAGATCAATCACGACGGGCAGCCGCCCTATCACAAGCACCGCATCAATCTCAGAGTCTTTCAAGGTTGTCCGCAGGTTGAAATTTCCGATGGCGGCAGGCTCTGGGCGACTTGGTTTGGATCCAACGTCCAAGCGGAACGAGCGCCCTTTCATCACGACCAATTCTCGGTCATCTCGACTTCCGCCGACGGTGGGAAGACTTGGAAAGAAGTCTTTGTGTTCGACCCCAGTGAGCTCCTCGGCGGAGGAGCGTCTGACCCGATGCTGTGGAAGGACTCGAACGGCAATGTTCGTTTCATCGGCCTTCGCAACATCGATTTCAAAGGGCAAGACGAATTTGCCACTTCGGCGTGGGAGTTCACCATGCTCGATCCTGAAAACGAGTACACCGCATGGAGTGAGCCTCGGTTGCTGGGGAACAAAAACATCTCCGTCATGAAGCCATTGGTTTTTCCAGACGGCACGATTCTGCGCTCGATGGACGACTTCAAGTTGGTCGGCGTTCGAGACAAGGTCCGAATTCGTTTCTTGAAAGAAGGCGTCGATGGCAAGCCGTTGTTCGTTTCCGAACTTCCCGTCGACAATGACGCGGTGTTTGCGGAGCAGATGCCCATCCTCCGGAAAGACGGCAGCCTGTTCACCTTCTACCGTGCCAAGAAAGGTCAGAAGTTTGCCGAGTCCTATGATGGCGGCAAGACTTGGGAACTGGGCGGCTACTTCCCCATGCAGTTCTCGATCAATACGAAGTGCATTCTCAAAACACTTCCATCGGGAAGAGTTCTGTTGGTCGCCAACGACGTCCAGATAAAGGAAGAAGCCGGCCGGAGAACCTATCACTTCACCGACGAGAACGGTGAAGAACGCGAGCTCCAAAAGCACAAGACCGCGCGCACCCGAATGACCGCCTATCTCAGTGAGGACGGTGGCAAAACCTTCCCGCACAAATTGCTTTTGTGTGACGACGGTCAGATCAGCTATCCGTCGGCGGCGATTGGAAAAGATGGGGCCATCTACATCGTCTACGATCAAGGACGCGGCACGATCGGCCAGCACACGATCTTTTTGTCAAAGATCACGGAAGAGGATGTTCTGGCGGGCAAGCTCATCCAAGACGAGAGCTATTTGAACAACATCGTGAGCCGTCCGAGCGACCATGGTGGCGGTCGCCGCGAAGGGGATAAACTTTAG
- the pta gene encoding phosphate acetyltransferase codes for MIQRSVYIGTNGNATGKRMVALGMMELAARRFGRVAFFRPVVHFGPDEDQSIRMMRSRYGLVTPADEMFGVTRAQARQMLADDRYSSLIQLIQQRFKTLEAKADFVVVEGTSYQGLAPELEFELNADIAANIGSRVLSVYAMGNRSVDECVQSVLIGNESFVDRGAQLIATIINKVPDDQSTALHAAIKTSKLDSKAPLYFLPDEPLLRQPTVREIQFGIGAKLVSGDESSLDREVAVLKVAAMQLPGFLERLSNAALVMTPGDRSDILVGCVLACSQPDGPSPAAVVLTGGILPPPSIRRLVENANALPILVANEDTYTVASKAAEVRAEIGDHSPRKIESAIGVFERHVDTDSLADRLQAPVVPRITPMLFEHSLIQRARQQRVKIVLPEATEPRILQAVDVLRRRDVTDLILLGDPNLIAAAAARAGVMLPNDGLEIIDPATSPLRESFASEYYQLRKHKGVTTDIAHDRMIDVTYFGTMLVHRGLAGGLVSGAIHTTANTIRPAFEFIRTRPDVKVVSSVFLMCLKKGVLVYGDCAVIPNPTAEQLTEIAISSAETAIQFGIDPKIAMLSYSTGESGHGEDVEKVREATAMVRKRRPDLLVEGPLQYDAAVDPDVAATKLPGNPVAGQATVLVFPDLNTGNNLYKAVQRSAGAIAIGPVLQGLNKPVNDLSRGCTVTDIVNTVAITAIQAQTVAP; via the coding sequence TTGATCCAACGCAGCGTCTACATCGGCACCAATGGCAACGCGACCGGAAAACGCATGGTCGCCCTGGGCATGATGGAACTGGCCGCCCGACGATTTGGTCGAGTGGCTTTCTTTCGTCCAGTCGTTCATTTCGGCCCCGACGAGGACCAGAGCATTCGCATGATGCGATCCCGATACGGGCTCGTCACTCCGGCCGACGAAATGTTTGGTGTCACGCGTGCGCAGGCCAGACAAATGCTAGCCGACGACCGCTACAGCAGCCTGATCCAGCTCATTCAACAACGATTCAAAACACTCGAAGCGAAGGCCGACTTTGTCGTCGTTGAAGGCACCAGCTACCAGGGACTTGCACCGGAACTGGAGTTCGAACTGAACGCGGACATCGCCGCCAACATCGGCTCCCGTGTTCTGTCCGTTTACGCGATGGGAAATCGCTCGGTCGATGAGTGCGTGCAATCCGTGCTGATTGGGAACGAGAGCTTTGTGGACCGAGGCGCACAATTGATCGCGACCATCATCAACAAAGTCCCCGACGATCAATCGACGGCCCTGCACGCGGCCATCAAGACCTCCAAACTGGATTCCAAAGCACCTCTGTACTTTCTTCCGGATGAACCGTTGCTGCGCCAACCAACGGTTCGCGAAATTCAGTTCGGCATCGGCGCCAAACTGGTTTCTGGCGATGAGTCCTCCCTGGACCGAGAAGTCGCGGTTCTCAAAGTTGCAGCGATGCAACTGCCAGGTTTCCTGGAACGACTGTCCAACGCCGCGCTCGTGATGACCCCCGGTGACCGCAGCGACATCCTGGTCGGCTGCGTGCTGGCATGCTCGCAACCCGACGGACCATCACCAGCGGCAGTCGTGCTGACCGGCGGCATCCTGCCACCGCCCTCCATCCGCCGCCTGGTCGAAAACGCCAACGCGTTGCCGATCCTGGTCGCCAACGAAGACACCTACACGGTCGCCTCCAAAGCCGCGGAGGTTCGCGCTGAAATTGGAGATCATTCCCCGCGAAAAATTGAATCCGCGATTGGAGTCTTCGAACGTCACGTCGACACAGACTCACTTGCCGATCGACTGCAAGCTCCCGTGGTCCCACGAATCACACCGATGCTGTTTGAACACTCGCTGATCCAGCGAGCAAGACAGCAACGCGTCAAAATCGTGTTGCCCGAAGCGACGGAACCGCGAATCCTGCAGGCCGTCGATGTGTTGCGGCGTCGCGATGTGACCGACTTGATTCTGCTCGGCGACCCGAACCTGATCGCGGCTGCGGCGGCACGTGCCGGCGTCATGCTTCCCAACGATGGGCTCGAAATCATTGATCCCGCGACCAGCCCGCTCAGGGAATCGTTCGCCAGCGAATACTATCAACTCCGAAAACACAAAGGTGTCACCACCGACATCGCTCACGACCGGATGATCGATGTCACCTATTTCGGCACCATGCTGGTGCACCGGGGTTTGGCCGGAGGCCTGGTTTCCGGTGCGATTCACACCACCGCCAACACCATTCGCCCGGCGTTTGAATTCATTCGTACGCGTCCCGATGTGAAGGTGGTCAGCAGTGTGTTTCTGATGTGTTTGAAGAAAGGGGTCCTCGTTTATGGTGACTGCGCCGTGATCCCCAATCCCACCGCTGAACAACTCACTGAAATTGCAATCAGCAGTGCCGAGACCGCGATTCAGTTCGGCATCGATCCGAAGATCGCCATGCTGTCCTACTCCACTGGCGAAAGCGGGCACGGCGAAGATGTCGAAAAAGTCCGTGAAGCGACGGCGATGGTTCGCAAACGACGGCCCGACTTGTTGGTCGAAGGACCACTGCAATACGACGCCGCGGTCGACCCCGATGTCGCCGCGACCAAGCTGCCCGGCAACCCGGTCGCGGGACAAGCCACCGTGTTGGTCTTTCCCGATCTGAACACCGGCAACAACTTGTACAAAGCCGTTCAGCGATCCGCCGGCGCAATCGCAATTGGGCCCGTCTTGCAGGGGTTGAACAAGCCCGTCAACGATCTGTCGCGTGGATGCACCGTGACCGACATCGTCAACACCGTGGCGATCACCGCCATCCAAGCCCAAACGGTGGCGCCATGA